A part of Falco cherrug isolate bFalChe1 chromosome 16, bFalChe1.pri, whole genome shotgun sequence genomic DNA contains:
- the TMEM81 gene encoding transmembrane protein 81 — translation METLGTSRILGVLLCAFCLLSASFEKVTIPAELKSAVVKIVVNATSCSVTCGLGVKLEEMCEMTSAGERRNCTVRRSGCLTSWVCGLLHFTLPAGKPFQFSCLTSDAAGFGSQAYSYTWRLAPALVTTNDVLFKPFKNPGSVIRFSPVRESDAGTYRCDVQVLKTFKVVKRVYFGVRVIQTDLVDLNFQKSLTWEQKLAANEEEGNTNNGTHEEVQERQPFWQRDLFYECLVGIGSGVIGGVLVSVVLCFLWKILRKRAAK, via the coding sequence ATGGAGACCCTGGGGACCAGCCGCATCCTTGGGGTATTACTTTGTGCTTTCTGTCTACTGTCGGCTTCCTTCGAAAAAGTTACCATCCCGGCAGAGCTGAAGTCTGCTGTAGTGAAAATTGTGGTCAACGCCACATCCTGCAGCGTCACCTGTGGACTGGGCGTCAAACTGGAGGAGATGTGCGAGATGACTTCCGCCGGAGAGAGGAGGAATTGTACCGTGCGCAGGTCCGGCTGCCTGACCAGTTGGGTTTGTGGCTTGCTCCACTTCACTCTCCCTGCGGGCAAACCCTTCCAGTTCAGCTGCCTGACCTCGGATGCAGCCGGCTTTGGTAGCCAAGCCTACAGCTATACGTGGAGGCTTGCCCCAGCCCTTGTCACCACGAACGACGTACTGTTCAAACCTTTCAAAAACCCCGGCTCGGTCATCAGGTTTTCCCCTGTCAGGGAGTCTGATGCAGGGACGTACCGGTGTGATGTGCAGGTGCTGAAGACATTCAAAGTTGTCAAGAGGGTTTACTTTGGGGTCAGAGTGATCCAAACTGACTTGGTGGATCTGAACTTTCAAAAATCCTTGACTTGGGAACAGAAGTTAGCAGCaaatgaggaggaaggaaacacAAACAACGGCACCCACGAAGAAGTGCAAGAACGGCAGCCCTTTTGGCAAAGAGACTTGTTTTATGAATGCTTGGTGGGAATTGGAAGTGGAGTGATAGGGGGTGTCTTGGTGAGTGTGGTGCTCTGCTTCTTGTGGAAGATTTTGAGAAAGAGAGCTGCAAAGTAA